From Quadrisphaera sp. RL12-1S:
CTCCGAGGCGATCGCGGTGGTCCGTGCCGCGCGCGACGACGACGGCACCTGGCACCAGCAGGGACGCCATCCCGGACGCGTGTGGTTCGACGTCGACAGCGGGGTCGGTGAGCCGTCGCGGTGGCTGACGTTCCACGCGCTGAGGCTGCTGGCGTGGTGGGACGGGCCGGTCGTCGAGGAGCATCCGGCTGGGGGATGACGCGCAGAGGTGATCACCGCCCCCACCATGCAGGGGTGACGGACGCCGACAGCCCCGACAGCACGGCCAGCCCCAGCGACGACCGCGCCGACCTCGCCCGCGCCGTCGTCGGCTTCATCGAGTGGGCGCACGAGACGAGCGGCCAGCGGCTGCAGCCCCTCGTGCGGCGCCTGCGCGACCACGTGGGCGAGGGGGCGCTCGACCAACCGGTGGTCACCAAGGACCTGTCCGCCTTCGAGCGCGTCAACCTGCAGCTGGCGCTGGACCAGTGGCTCGCCGAGCCCGCCCGTTCGGTGGAGGTCCTGGGCTACTCGATGCCGCCGGGCTGGGCCGAGGTCGACGTCCTGCAGATCCTGCACGGCGCGCACCTGCCGCCGATGCGCGCGACGGCGCCCGCCGTCGACGACCTCCCGTCAGGGCCCGGTCGCACCACGGCCGTGTGGAGCGCGGTGCTCCTGCTGGTGGACGACCACCGGGGCCGCCACGTGGTGCACGTCAGGGCGCCCGACGCGCGGCACGGGCAGCAGTCGCTGACGGTGGAGGTCGCCGGGCTGCCCACGGACCAGGCGCAGGCGCTGCTGGGCGAGCTCGAGGCCCTGCGCTCCTCCAGGAACGTCTACCGCGGCCAGGTGCTCGAGCTGGGAGCGGACCCCCAGGGCTGCCTCACGGTCCGCTTCCCCGAGCTGCCGCGCACCGAGCGCGACGACGTGATCCTTCCCGACGCGGTGCTCGCGCGGGTGGAGCGGCACACGCTCGCCGTCGCCGCCCGCCGCGAGGTGCTCCGGGCCAGCGGCCAGCACCTCAAGCGCGGTCTGCTGCTCTACGGGCCGCCGGGCACCGGCAAGACCCACACCACCCGCTACGTCGTGACGCACCTGCCCGGCACCACGGCGCTGCTGCTGTCCGGACGCGCCCTGCACCTCATCGGGGCGGTGGCGGAGATGGCCCGCGAGCTCCAGCCGGCGGTGCTCGTCCTGGAGGACGTCGACCTCGTCGCCGAGGACCGCTCCTACGGCGGCGAGACCAACCCCGTCCTGTTCGAGCTCCTCGACGCGATGGACGGCGCCGCCGCCGACGCGGACCTGCTGTTCCTGCTGACCACCAACCGCGCCGAGGCCCTCGAGCGGGCGCTCGCGGCGCGACCGGGGCGCGTGGACGTGGCGCTGCAGATCGGGTTGCCGGACGCGGACGCACGCCGGCGCCTGCTGCGCCTCTACGCCCGCTCCGTGCCGCTGACGGCGGCGGACGACGTGGTGGAGGAGGTGGTGTCCCGCACCGAGGGCGTGACCGCGTCCTTCGTCAAGGAGCTGGTCCGCCGGGCGGTGCTCGACGCGGCGCTGGCGCACGAAGACGCCGCGAGCGGAGGGGCCGCCGTCCGCGAGGTCAGCGGCCAGAACCTGCGCAACGCCCTGGACGACCTGCTGGACTCCACCCAGACCCTCACCCGAGCCCTGCTCGGCGTCCCCGTCGGTGAGGGGGCGCAGCCGCTGTCACCGGCGCGGGACGGCCTGGTGTCCGCCGTCGACGACGTCGTGACGGAGCAGGAGGAGCGCTCGCGGGCGGCCGGGCCCCGCCAGGACCCGCACTGACCCCACGTGATCATGGGCGTCGTGCGCAGGAGTGCGCACGACGCCCATGATCACGGACGGGGAGGTGGGTCAGAGGGCGAGGCGCGGGTAGTCGGTGTAGCCCTGCGCGCCGCCGCCGTAGAACGTGGAGCTGTCAGGCTCGTTCTCGTCGGCCCCCACGCGCCAGCGCTCCGCGAGGTCGGGGTTGGCGATGACGGGGCGGCCCACCGCCACGGCGTCGGCGACGCCGTCCGCCACCAGCTGCTGGGCGGTCTCGCGGGTGCTCGGCGCGCCGAAGCCGTTGTTGGCCACGAGCGGGGCGCCGACGCGGCGGCGCAGGTCCTGCACGAGGTGGCCGCCGAGGTCGGCGTGGAGCACGGACAGGTACGCCAGGTCGAGGTCGGCGATGCCGGTGGCGAGCGCCGCGTAGGTGGCGGCGACGTCGTCGGCGTCCTTCTCCCAGACGTCCTGGATGTTGTGGGCGGGGCTGATGCGCAGCCCCGTGCGGCCGGCGCCGACGGCCTCGGCCACGGCGCGGACGGTCTCCACCACGAAGCGTGCGCGGGCCTCCGGCGAGCCGCCGTACAGGTCGGTGCGGGTGTTGGAGGCGGGGGAGAGGAACTCGTGCAGCAGGTAGCCGTTGGCGCCGTGCACCTCCACGCCGTCCAGGCCGGCGGCCACGGCGCGCTTCGAGGCGGTCACGAACTGCTCGCGCACCTCCTCGATCTCGTCGAGGGTCAGCGCGTGGGGCGCCTGGTACGGCTGCTTGCCGTGGGGACCGTGCACCTCGCCGTCGATGGCGACCGCGCTGGGAGCCACGATCCGGTCGGTGCCGGTGATGTCGACGTGCGAGACGCGGCCGGCGTGCATGACCTGCATGACGATGGTGCCGCCGGCCTCGTGCACGGCCTCGGCGACGCGGCCCCAGGCGTCCTGCTGCTCGTCGGTGGTGATGCCCGGCTGACCGGGGTAGCCCTGGCCCTCCTTGGCGGGGTAGGTGCCCTCGGTGACGATCAGGCCGAGGCTCGCGCGCTGCGCGTACATCTCGGCCACCAGGTCACCCGGCACCCCGGCCTCGCCGGAGCGCAGGCGCGTCAGGGGCGCCATGACGATGCGGTTGGACAGCTTGAGGTCGCCGAACACGGCGGGGGTGAAGAGATCCACGGTGTGTGCCAACGACCGGCCGTGGGCGATGTGTTCCAACGTTCAACGACAGTGGCGATCGCCACAGATCGGCGTCGTCAGGTTTGGGGCCGGCCCGGCGGGGGAGGCCCGGCGGCCGTGGCCGCGGAGATCACCGCGGTGAGGGAGTCGCGCAGGGCCACGAGGTCGCCGACGTCCATCCCCAGTCGCGCCATCACCGCGCGCGGCACGGCCAGCGCCTCCTCGCGCAGTGCCGCCCCCCGCTCGGTGAGCTCGACGACGACGACGCGCTCGTCCCGCTCGTCGCGGGCCTTGGTGACCAGGCCCGTGCCGGCCAGGCGCTTGAGGAGCGGCGAGAGGGTGCCGGAGTCGAGCTGGAGCAGTCCGCCGAGCTCCTTCACGGTCAGGCGGCGGTGCTGCCAGAGCGCCAGCATCACCAGGTACTGCGGGTGGGTGAGGCCCAGCGGCTCCAGGACCGGCCGGTAGAGCGCGATGACGCTGCGCGCGGCCACCGCCAGCGCGAAGCAGACCTGCTGGTCGAGGGCGAGCAGGTCCGTCGGCTCCGTCGGGGCCGGCTGGGCACCGGGCGCGCTGGTCGTCACAGGGGCCAGCCTACCGACCAGTGGCGTACCATCTGGTTGTACACAACCGATCAGGTGGGGGAGTGGGCGACGTGTCGTTCCTGCGCAGGGTGTTCGGCCGGCTCGACCGCGCCGTCGGCTCCGTTGAGCAGAACCTGAAGGCCGTCTACGGAGGGGCCCAGGTGGACGAGCAGCAGGCGGGGACCCAGGCCGCCCGCGCCGAGCACCGCCTGACGGGTGTGCAGGGCCAGTTCGAGGTGCACCGGGACGCCACCGGCCGCACGTACCTCGTCTCCAAGCCGCCGTCGCGCGAGGGCGCAGGCGACGAGGAGTGACGAGGAGCGACGGCGCTCAGGGGGAGTCCGGCACCTCGAACTGCACCCTCACGATCTGCTCGCACAGCGGCGCGAAGAGCTCCCGGCGGATGCGGTTGTGCTCCTCGTCGACGTCGTAGGTGCGGTAGCTGGCCTCGTCCACCCAGTCGTTGGTGATGGCGAAGTCCCACGGCTGGTCGCGCAGGCGCAGGTCCGTCCCCACCCGGCACGCCAGCCGGCCAGCGGACTCGAGGGCCGCGACGGCGTCGAGCCCCGGTTGCACCTCCGCCAGGGCCACGCCCTCGCGGAGCTTGCCGACCACCACGTTGCGGATCACCGGGCCACGGTCGCACGCCGCGGCTCCTGCCGCCCCTGGTGGTCAGGTGCAGGCGACGCCGTCCCCGTCCCGGTCCAGCCGGGGGTTCCAGCCCGGGTCGCCGCTGTGCAGCGGGGTCGCCCCGGCGGCCTTCGCGGCGGAGCAGCTCCCGTACGGAGCGGTCGTCGCCGAGGCTGACGCCGTCGTCGTCGCCCCCGACGGCGCAGTCGACGGTCGCGGGCCGACCCCGCCGTCGTCGCGCGGCAGGTGCTCGCCCGGGCAGGTGCTCAGCACGTCGGCCATCGCGTCGTGCTCGGCCTGCGTGACCCAGACCCCGTACTTGACCTTCACCGCGATCTGCCGCGCCACGTACTGGCACCGGAAGCCCTTGTTGGGCGGCAGCCACGTGGCGGCGTCGCCGTCGCCCTTCGCCGCGTTCAGCGGCCCGTCCACGGCGAGCAGGTTCAGCGGGTCGTTGGCGAACTGCTCCCGCTTCTCCAGCGGCCACTGCTGCGCCCCGGTCTGCCACGCGTCGGACAGCGCCACGAGGTGGTCGATCTGCACCTCGGAGCTGCGCGGCCCGCGCTGGAACCGGATCTGCTTGGGCGTGTACGGGTCCACCAGCACCCCGCTGGAGACCTGGCAGGGATCGGTGCGGCTGTAGACGACGTCGGTCATGTCCCGCGCCAGCACGTCGTCCCGGGTGTCGCAGCCGTTCGCGTCGACGTCCTGCCACGCCTGCCCGAACTGCTCGCGCGAGTACCCGGTCTTCGGCGCCTTGCCCTTGACCGGCAGCGTCGCCAGCGCGGCCGCGGCGGAACCCGCGGGTGCCGGCTGCGTGCTGCGCTGCCCGGACCCGAGCAGGTCCGCGAGGCCGCCGAGGCCACCGGCGGAGCGGGCGATGAGCACGAGGAGCACGACGAGGACGACCGCGACGACGACGACGCCGACGCGCGACCGCACAGGACGGGTGGCCCCCCGGGGGGAAGTCCGGGACACGCGCCGAGCCTGTCACGCCAGCCCCTCCCCGCGCAGCGCCACCGCCGGCACCTGTGGACGGGCGAGGCCGTGCGCCTCGTCGTCGTCGTCGACCTGTGGACGCATGGCAGCACCTCTTGAACCATTCGTAGCATTAATGCTACGAATAGAGGCATGGGCAGGACCCCGCGCAGCAGTGAAGATGCGGTGCACGACCGCATCGCCGTGCTGCGGGCCGAGCGGCGCGCCAGCCGCAAGGAGCTCGCCGAGGCCGTCGGCGTGCACCCGCAGACGATCGGCTACCTCGAGCGGGGCGAGTACAGCCCGTCACTGGCCCTTGCCCTGCGCATCGCCCGGTTCTTCGACCTGCCCGTCGAGGCCGTGTTCAGCCTCGAGCCCCTGCCCCCGCTCAGCGCCGAGCTCTACGGAAGGACAGCCCGATGAACGCCGCGACCCGCTCCCGCTCCACCAGCCGCACGACCGGCCTGGCCGCCACCTTCGAGGACGAGCGCTACACCTGGACCCGCCGGCGCACCGTGCGCCGCGCGGCGGTCGGGGTGGAGGCCGCCGTCGTCGGGTTCCTCACCGGGGTCCCGCTCGTGGCCGCGCTCGGCGGAGCGGACGGCGCCGCCCCGGTGGTCTGCTGGGTGGCGGCGTGCCTGGTGTTCATCCCCGTGCACTCGGTGGTGAACCTCGGCGTCCGAGGGGTCTTCGACCGCCGCGAGACCACCCTCGACGAGGTGCAGCGCGCCATGCGCGACGCGGCGACCTCCGCGGTGAACCCGCTGCGGGTCGTCCTGGGGCTGCTCGCCGTGGTGGCCGCGGTGCTCGTGGCGCAGCACGGCGGCGGGACGGCCTCAGGGCTGGCCGTCGGCTTCGCCCTGTGGTTCGCGAGCTGGCTGCTCTCCACCTGGCACCTCGCCTGGACCCTCCCCGACGAGGAGGACTGACCACCCGCCGCGGTCACGAGGGGGTGGAGAGGACGACGACGGGCTGGCCGGCCCAGACGTCCTCCTCCTGGACCACCAGCCCGAGCCGCTGCGCCACCGCGAGCGAGCGCCCGTTCGTGGCGGCGACGAAGCAAGCCACGCGCTCCAGCCCGAACCGCGGTGCCGCCTCCAGCCACGCCCGGCCCGCCTCCGTGGCGTAGCCGTGGCCCCAGGCGCGGCGGGCCAGGCGCCACCCCACCTCCACGG
This genomic window contains:
- a CDS encoding AAA family ATPase, with the protein product MTDADSPDSTASPSDDRADLARAVVGFIEWAHETSGQRLQPLVRRLRDHVGEGALDQPVVTKDLSAFERVNLQLALDQWLAEPARSVEVLGYSMPPGWAEVDVLQILHGAHLPPMRATAPAVDDLPSGPGRTTAVWSAVLLLVDDHRGRHVVHVRAPDARHGQQSLTVEVAGLPTDQAQALLGELEALRSSRNVYRGQVLELGADPQGCLTVRFPELPRTERDDVILPDAVLARVERHTLAVAARREVLRASGQHLKRGLLLYGPPGTGKTHTTRYVVTHLPGTTALLLSGRALHLIGAVAEMARELQPAVLVLEDVDLVAEDRSYGGETNPVLFELLDAMDGAAADADLLFLLTTNRAEALERALAARPGRVDVALQIGLPDADARRRLLRLYARSVPLTAADDVVEEVVSRTEGVTASFVKELVRRAVLDAALAHEDAASGGAAVREVSGQNLRNALDDLLDSTQTLTRALLGVPVGEGAQPLSPARDGLVSAVDDVVTEQEERSRAAGPRQDPH
- a CDS encoding alkene reductase, with amino-acid sequence MDLFTPAVFGDLKLSNRIVMAPLTRLRSGEAGVPGDLVAEMYAQRASLGLIVTEGTYPAKEGQGYPGQPGITTDEQQDAWGRVAEAVHEAGGTIVMQVMHAGRVSHVDITGTDRIVAPSAVAIDGEVHGPHGKQPYQAPHALTLDEIEEVREQFVTASKRAVAAGLDGVEVHGANGYLLHEFLSPASNTRTDLYGGSPEARARFVVETVRAVAEAVGAGRTGLRISPAHNIQDVWEKDADDVAATYAALATGIADLDLAYLSVLHADLGGHLVQDLRRRVGAPLVANNGFGAPSTRETAQQLVADGVADAVAVGRPVIANPDLAERWRVGADENEPDSSTFYGGGAQGYTDYPRLAL
- a CDS encoding MarR family winged helix-turn-helix transcriptional regulator is translated as MTTSAPGAQPAPTEPTDLLALDQQVCFALAVAARSVIALYRPVLEPLGLTHPQYLVMLALWQHRRLTVKELGGLLQLDSGTLSPLLKRLAGTGLVTKARDERDERVVVVELTERGAALREEALAVPRAVMARLGMDVGDLVALRDSLTAVISAATAAGPPPPGRPQT
- a CDS encoding antibiotic biosynthesis monooxygenase family protein, yielding MIRNVVVGKLREGVALAEVQPGLDAVAALESAGRLACRVGTDLRLRDQPWDFAITNDWVDEASYRTYDVDEEHNRIRRELFAPLCEQIVRVQFEVPDSP
- a CDS encoding GmrSD restriction endonuclease domain-containing protein — protein: MSRTSPRGATRPVRSRVGVVVVAVVLVVLLVLIARSAGGLGGLADLLGSGQRSTQPAPAGSAAAALATLPVKGKAPKTGYSREQFGQAWQDVDANGCDTRDDVLARDMTDVVYSRTDPCQVSSGVLVDPYTPKQIRFQRGPRSSEVQIDHLVALSDAWQTGAQQWPLEKREQFANDPLNLLAVDGPLNAAKGDGDAATWLPPNKGFRCQYVARQIAVKVKYGVWVTQAEHDAMADVLSTCPGEHLPRDDGGVGPRPSTAPSGATTTASASATTAPYGSCSAAKAAGATPLHSGDPGWNPRLDRDGDGVACT
- a CDS encoding helix-turn-helix transcriptional regulator; translation: MGRTPRSSEDAVHDRIAVLRAERRASRKELAEAVGVHPQTIGYLERGEYSPSLALALRIARFFDLPVEAVFSLEPLPPLSAELYGRTAR